One genomic region from Sulfurimonas sp. encodes:
- a CDS encoding MFS transporter, with the protein MQKKDTLFGIVGLINYLIVIFLNAFTDLGHKIIIQNTIFKVYDGDTLIVLTAIINALILLPFILMFSPSGFLADRFPKNKIMEYSSIFAIFITLGITYSYYHGHFYVAFGMTFVLAFQSAIYGPAKYGYIKELVGIKFISAGNGAIQAVTTVAILGGILFYTVLFEGMLGNGFESKEDILKVVAPLGWLLVISSVLEWFLASKLPNKMIVRSEKSFKLRRYLIGAYLHKNMKIIKRKKEIFEAIIALSLFWSISQVVLAVFGEYAKSKLGVTNTIFVQGVMALAGIGIVIGSIMAAKFSKYFINTGLSAIGAIGLTIVVFLVPTSTSLGQLAVIFMLFGIFSGFLMVPLNAQIQFLSPRVHLGTILAGNNFIQNIFMFSFLVLTTIFAYHSISGGILIYAMAIVGVLLSFLLLKRYQVLSFWAVMELFSSFRHSYTYVGLQNVPEGAVLLLGNHVSWLDWIIVQLPLARRINFLMDKDIYNWKFFHAFFKKGEAIPVSPKASKDAFKEAHKRLLNGKIVGMYPEGGISTDGELGKFYKGYEIIPTDYNGVIVPYFIDGVFGSSFSKYKPKKKKSFFKRRQITVYFSEPIPNNTKADELKNIIQELKDKYETK; encoded by the coding sequence ATGCAAAAAAAAGATACTCTTTTTGGTATCGTAGGGCTGATTAACTATCTTATAGTTATCTTTTTAAACGCCTTTACAGATTTAGGTCATAAAATCATCATACAAAATACAATATTTAAAGTTTATGATGGCGATACACTTATAGTTTTAACAGCTATCATAAATGCTCTTATCCTTTTACCTTTTATCTTGATGTTTTCTCCTTCTGGTTTCTTAGCAGATAGATTTCCTAAAAATAAAATTATGGAGTATTCTTCTATTTTTGCCATTTTTATTACTTTAGGGATAACATATTCTTACTATCATGGACATTTTTATGTAGCTTTTGGTATGACTTTTGTACTTGCTTTTCAAAGTGCCATCTATGGACCTGCAAAATACGGTTATATAAAAGAGTTAGTTGGCATAAAGTTTATAAGTGCTGGAAATGGAGCGATTCAAGCAGTTACAACGGTTGCTATCTTAGGTGGAATTCTTTTTTATACAGTCTTATTTGAAGGAATGCTTGGAAATGGTTTTGAGAGCAAAGAAGATATTTTAAAAGTTGTTGCTCCTCTTGGTTGGCTTCTTGTAATTAGTTCTGTACTAGAATGGTTTTTAGCATCTAAACTTCCAAATAAAATGATAGTAAGAAGTGAAAAAAGTTTTAAACTTAGACGCTATTTAATAGGTGCCTATCTTCATAAAAATATGAAAATTATAAAAAGAAAAAAAGAGATTTTTGAAGCCATAATTGCTCTAAGTCTTTTTTGGTCTATCTCTCAAGTTGTTTTAGCAGTTTTTGGAGAGTATGCAAAGAGTAAGCTAGGTGTAACAAATACTATCTTTGTTCAAGGTGTGATGGCATTAGCCGGTATTGGTATAGTTATAGGCTCTATCATGGCGGCAAAATTTTCAAAGTATTTTATAAATACAGGTTTATCCGCTATTGGTGCGATAGGTTTAACTATAGTTGTCTTTCTTGTTCCAACTTCAACTTCATTAGGTCAATTAGCAGTTATTTTTATGCTTTTTGGAATTTTCAGTGGCTTTTTAATGGTACCTTTAAATGCACAAATTCAGTTTCTTTCTCCACGAGTACATCTAGGAACTATTTTAGCTGGTAATAATTTCATACAAAATATTTTTATGTTTTCATTTTTAGTTTTAACAACTATTTTTGCTTACCACTCTATTAGTGGTGGAATCCTCATTTATGCGATGGCAATTGTTGGAGTTCTTCTTAGTTTTTTACTTTTAAAAAGGTATCAAGTTCTTAGTTTTTGGGCAGTAATGGAGTTGTTTTCTAGTTTTAGACATTCATATACTTATGTTGGTTTACAAAATGTACCTGAGGGTGCTGTACTTCTTTTAGGAAATCATGTGAGTTGGTTAGATTGGATTATTGTTCAGCTTCCACTTGCTAGACGCATAAACTTTTTAATGGATAAAGATATATACAACTGGAAATTTTTTCATGCATTTTTTAAAAAAGGAGAAGCTATCCCAGTATCTCCTAAAGCATCTAAAGATGCTTTCAAAGAGGCACATAAACGACTTTTAAATGGAAAAATAGTTGGTATGTATCCAGAAGGTGGAATAAGCACAGATGGAGAATTGGGAAAATTTTATAAAGGCTATGAAATCATACCAACTGATTATAATGGTGTTATAGTTCCCTATTTTAT
- a CDS encoding DUF695 domain-containing protein → MRELFTRVEEKNEISIEVNLEALESKEMNPWLLSVFVKNDALEANEESYEEFLETKESLIIALEHNQRAVYVGSRVVDGWSEFYFYSYDSKRLDAIVKNILAPSEYVYESNIVRDTKWGFYEAQLEPTELELCHIQSAKIIFLLQEEGEDLEISRDVEHYISFETPTQKNRFVNTLDLEGFSFKDEISTEDFEHGVALVNNHNVTEIEVQKIVSTLFEKIKIDHGYYEGWSTLLINEDEE, encoded by the coding sequence ATGAGAGAATTATTTACAAGAGTCGAAGAAAAGAATGAAATAAGTATAGAAGTTAATTTAGAAGCTTTAGAATCAAAAGAGATGAACCCTTGGTTACTTAGTGTGTTTGTGAAAAATGATGCCCTAGAAGCAAATGAAGAATCTTATGAAGAGTTTTTAGAAACTAAAGAATCTTTAATCATCGCACTAGAACATAATCAAAGAGCCGTATATGTTGGAAGTAGGGTTGTTGATGGGTGGAGTGAGTTCTATTTTTATTCTTATGATTCAAAAAGACTAGATGCAATAGTGAAAAATATTTTAGCTCCATCAGAGTATGTTTACGAAAGTAATATTGTGAGAGATACAAAGTGGGGCTTTTATGAGGCACAGCTCGAACCAACAGAACTTGAACTATGTCATATACAAAGTGCTAAAATCATTTTTTTACTTCAAGAAGAGGGTGAAGATTTAGAAATATCTAGAGATGTTGAACATTATATTTCTTTTGAAACACCAACTCAGAAGAACAGATTTGTAAATACTCTTGATTTAGAAGGTTTTAGTTTTAAAGATGAAATAAGTACCGAAGATTTTGAACATGGTGTAGCTCTTGTAAATAATCATAATGTTACAGAGATAGAAGTACAAAAAATAGTAAGTACATTATTTGAAAAAATAAAAATAGATCATGGTTATTATGAAGGTTGGAGTACACTTTTAATCAACGAGGACGAAGAGTAG
- a CDS encoding transposase: protein MPTRLRVDLAGYHHIINRGVNRCNVFNHDSDKDMFLQIINKAATLEKVTLHDYVLMDNHYHFLIETTKENLSIFMRSVNANYAKYFNKKYSRSGHLWQDRYKSKYITTQNYLYVLLRYIENNPIEAGLCENIGEYPYTFAHSIYKARDIFPCSNASILINEFDIHTLSEFLDKKITKKELDFLKEKQKQKIIKKAFSRTFR, encoded by the coding sequence ATGCCTACAAGATTGAGAGTAGATTTAGCTGGTTATCATCATATTATTAACAGAGGTGTAAACAGATGTAATGTGTTCAATCACGATAGTGATAAAGATATGTTTTTACAAATTATAAATAAAGCTGCCACACTAGAAAAAGTAACTTTACATGACTATGTTTTGATGGACAATCACTATCACTTTCTTATAGAAACTACAAAAGAGAATTTATCCATATTTATGAGAAGTGTAAATGCCAACTATGCTAAATATTTTAATAAAAAGTATAGTCGTAGCGGTCATTTATGGCAAGATAGATATAAATCAAAATACATAACTACCCAAAACTATTTATATGTTCTTCTTAGATATATTGAAAACAACCCTATAGAAGCTGGGCTTTGTGAAAATATTGGAGAGTACCCATATACTTTTGCACACTCTATTTATAAGGCAAGAGATATTTTTCCTTGTTCTAATGCATCTATACTTATAAATGAATTTGATATTCACACATTGAGTGAATTTTTAGATAAAAAGATAACTAAAAAAGAGTTAGACTTTTTAAAAGAGAAACAAAAACAAAAAATTATAAAAAAAGCATTTTCAAGAACATTTCGATAG
- a CDS encoding helix-turn-helix domain-containing protein, producing MQTRQDRNLSIINAYLDGYSQVEIAQYLGVSKSLISKVIKSGDSLTGVNGI from the coding sequence ATACAAACAAGACAAGACAGAAATCTCTCTATAATAAATGCATATCTTGATGGTTATTCACAAGTAGAAATAGCCCAATATTTAGGAGTATCAAAATCTTTAATATCAAAAGTAATAAAAAGTGGTGATTCACTCACAGGGGTGAATGGCATATAG
- a CDS encoding type II toxin-antitoxin system RelE/ParE family toxin yields the protein MQIIYKKTFEKQLLHIVNYIAQDKINASTNFARELEKLIFLIPDNPLKYKPSIYFKNENVRDMTYKGYTIIYKVSFQKNTIEVLRIFNQNKPTN from the coding sequence ATGCAAATAATCTATAAGAAAACTTTTGAAAAACAATTGCTTCATATAGTCAATTATATAGCTCAAGATAAAATTAATGCAAGTACAAATTTTGCCAGAGAACTTGAAAAATTAATATTCTTAATTCCTGACAACCCTCTAAAATATAAACCATCAATTTATTTTAAAAATGAAAATGTAAGAGATATGACCTATAAAGGTTATACGATAATTTACAAAGTAAGCTTTCAAAAGAATACAATTGAAGTTTTAAGAATATTTAACCAAAATAAGCCCACTAATTAA
- a CDS encoding FMN-binding protein, which produces MKKILLTLFIILALPLSAKILISPIDAMKQSFGNSAKIVKKNIILNRKQAKSIQQTSKVKLRTKIFRTFKASTNGKILGYGVLINKKVRSKNAVILYIISKNILKSIEIIAFNEPHEYIPSKKWISQFQDIKTDKQLRVGRQIPTITGATMSARSITDGSRLAFAIYNELLKK; this is translated from the coding sequence ATGAAAAAAATACTCTTAACACTTTTTATAATTTTAGCACTACCTCTTAGTGCTAAAATACTCATATCTCCCATAGATGCAATGAAACAAAGCTTTGGAAATAGTGCGAAAATAGTTAAAAAAAATATAATACTTAACAGAAAACAAGCAAAAAGTATTCAACAAACTTCAAAAGTAAAACTAAGAACTAAAATATTTAGAACTTTTAAAGCAAGTACAAATGGAAAAATATTAGGTTATGGTGTTCTGATAAATAAAAAAGTTCGTTCTAAAAATGCTGTAATTCTCTACATAATCTCAAAAAATATTTTAAAAAGCATAGAAATAATCGCTTTTAATGAGCCACATGAGTATATTCCATCTAAGAAGTGGATTTCTCAATTTCAAGATATAAAAACAGATAAACAACTTCGTGTAGGAAGACAAATCCCTACTATTACGGGTGCAACTATGAGTGCTAGAAGTATCACCGATGGCTCAAGACTTGCTTTTGCTATTTATAATGAGTTACTAAAAAAGTGA
- a CDS encoding FAD:protein FMN transferase, with protein MSTFVTITVEKNDKYFVEHAFKIFKDIDASLSSFNKKSPIYKLNKNKKAKINNYTYEAFVQSKKFYKDTDAYFNIAIGSITKDLYRFGADERVASRDELKKARVDFNDVFFTKDEAKLAKGIKVDFGGMGKGFGVDYVSSYFRGNSVDATISASGDIRCLGICSFDIQNPFGEGALSSYTTTKKDLGISTSGNYVRYVKSKNNNHLINPKTKKSQTTFVSITLISELSSSALDAYATASSVMPIKKAYEFLDSLELAYIILQSNGDLKISSNISDYALKK; from the coding sequence ATGTCAACCTTTGTGACAATCACAGTTGAGAAAAATGATAAATACTTTGTTGAACATGCTTTTAAAATCTTCAAAGATATAGATGCTTCTCTATCTTCATTTAACAAAAAATCCCCAATATATAAACTCAACAAAAATAAAAAAGCAAAGATAAATAACTATACTTATGAAGCTTTTGTTCAAAGTAAAAAGTTTTATAAAGATACAGATGCTTACTTTAACATTGCTATTGGCTCTATTACTAAAGATTTATATCGTTTTGGTGCAGATGAAAGAGTTGCATCTAGAGATGAACTTAAAAAGGCAAGAGTTGATTTTAATGATGTGTTTTTCACAAAAGATGAAGCTAAGTTAGCCAAAGGCATAAAAGTTGATTTTGGAGGAATGGGTAAGGGGTTTGGAGTAGATTATGTATCTTCTTATTTTAGAGGAAATAGCGTAGATGCAACTATCTCTGCGAGTGGAGATATAAGGTGTTTAGGTATTTGTAGTTTTGATATACAAAACCCTTTTGGCGAGGGTGCTTTAAGTTCTTATACAACTACTAAAAAAGATTTAGGCATAAGTACAAGTGGAAACTATGTAAGATATGTAAAGTCAAAAAACAACAACCATCTCATTAATCCAAAAACAAAAAAATCTCAAACGACATTTGTATCAATTACTTTGATTTCAGAGTTAAGTAGTAGCGCTTTAGATGCTTACGCAACGGCTTCAAGTGTTATGCCAATAAAAAAGGCTTATGAGTTTTTAGACTCTTTAGAACTTGCTTATATTATCTTACAAAGTAATGGCGATTTAAAAATTAGCTCAAATATATCTGATTATGCTTTGAAAAAGTAA
- a CDS encoding bifunctional 3,4-dihydroxy-2-butanone 4-phosphate synthase/GTP cyclohydrolase II, whose amino-acid sequence MTPIQRVLEAIEEIKKGRMIIMCDDEDRENEGDLVYAAAFSTPQNVNFMATHARGLICVALGKQIASRLELNPMVNSNTSSYETAFTVSVDAKDALTGISAGERDETIKILANPISHATELVKPGHIFPLIAKDGGTLVRTGHTEGSVDICRLAGLSEAGVICEIIKEDGTMARRDDLDIFAKEHDLKTVFISDIVEYRLANERLVNEIEVKEIDFFGVKVNQHTFKDHDSIEHTAIVFYNAGEIANVRVHNVVPDIELLLNQKKYNNLINSIEYLKQNSGVLVFINKTNHQDNAAIKEIGTGAQILQNLGVSKMNLITSMKQTSFVGLSGFGLEINEVINI is encoded by the coding sequence ATGACACCGATACAAAGAGTATTAGAAGCGATTGAAGAGATTAAAAAGGGTCGCATGATTATTATGTGTGATGATGAAGATAGAGAAAATGAGGGTGATTTAGTTTATGCTGCTGCATTTTCAACACCTCAAAATGTAAACTTTATGGCGACTCATGCTCGTGGTTTAATCTGCGTGGCACTTGGAAAACAGATAGCATCTAGACTAGAGTTAAACCCTATGGTAAACTCAAACACATCTTCTTATGAAACAGCATTTACTGTTTCAGTAGATGCTAAAGACGCTCTAACAGGTATATCGGCAGGGGAGAGAGATGAGACTATAAAAATCTTAGCAAATCCTATCTCTCATGCAACAGAACTTGTTAAACCAGGGCATATCTTTCCTCTTATCGCAAAAGATGGTGGAACGCTTGTTAGAACTGGTCATACAGAAGGTTCAGTTGATATATGTCGTTTAGCAGGTCTTAGTGAGGCAGGTGTAATTTGTGAAATCATTAAAGAAGATGGAACTATGGCTAGACGAGATGACTTAGACATCTTTGCTAAAGAACATGACTTAAAAACTGTTTTTATCTCTGATATAGTTGAGTATCGTTTGGCAAATGAAAGACTTGTAAATGAGATAGAAGTTAAAGAGATAGACTTTTTTGGTGTAAAAGTAAATCAGCATACTTTTAAAGACCATGATTCCATTGAGCATACAGCCATAGTATTTTATAATGCTGGTGAAATAGCAAATGTAAGAGTTCACAATGTTGTTCCAGATATAGAACTTCTTTTAAATCAAAAAAAATACAATAATCTTATAAATTCCATAGAATACTTAAAGCAAAATAGTGGTGTTTTAGTTTTTATAAACAAAACAAATCATCAAGATAATGCTGCTATAAAAGAGATAGGTACAGGCGCTCAAATCTTACAAAATCTAGGTGTATCAAAAATGAACCTTATAACATCTATGAAACAAACTTCTTTTGTCGGTCTTAGTGGCTTTGGCTTAGAAATTAATGAGGTTATAAATATATAA
- a CDS encoding acyl carrier protein: MPTQKEVYDKIKSVLVDEFEVEADDISLESNLFTDLELDSLDAIDLMVTLDKELGVEIKTEEMQEIRTIQDVCDFILATAGNE, from the coding sequence TTGCCAACACAAAAAGAAGTATATGATAAAATAAAAAGTGTTTTAGTTGATGAATTTGAAGTAGAAGCTGATGATATCTCATTAGAATCTAATTTATTCACAGACTTAGAGTTAGATAGCCTTGATGCAATTGACTTAATGGTTACGCTTGATAAAGAACTTGGTGTTGAAATTAAAACAGAAGAGATGCAAGAAATACGTACGATTCAAGATGTTTGCGATTTTATACTAGCTACAGCAGGTAATGAGTAG
- a CDS encoding lysophospholipid acyltransferase family protein, producing MQLKCILSVYVFVLFFGLIGVMVLPSLAIYYIIYPFTKYPQDTFQKLASYIYKTFYFLVPKIQTDIKIQNTLATGAIYISTHQSSLDYPLLGMFIPKYLTITNINVKNIPFINYIGKLIGVRYLNKSSIDEVHSIFEEFEEMLNANRNVLLFPEGTRGDGKKLSRFKHGAFRLSFKTNKPVIPILLDGSSDIITKGDFCFNNLDTHTIKVTILEPIYPNAFKNENEMLKYVQNFMEQKLKESRC from the coding sequence ATGCAATTAAAATGTATTCTTAGTGTTTATGTTTTTGTACTATTTTTTGGTCTTATTGGTGTAATGGTTTTGCCATCTTTAGCAATCTACTACATCATTTATCCTTTTACAAAATATCCACAAGACACTTTTCAAAAATTAGCCTCGTATATCTACAAGACATTTTACTTTTTAGTACCTAAAATACAAACAGATATAAAAATTCAAAACACTCTTGCTACTGGTGCTATTTATATTTCAACCCATCAATCAAGTCTTGATTATCCACTTCTTGGTATGTTTATACCTAAGTATTTAACCATTACAAATATAAATGTCAAGAATATTCCATTTATAAACTATATTGGTAAATTGATTGGTGTTAGGTATTTAAACAAAAGTAGTATTGATGAAGTTCATAGTATCTTTGAAGAATTTGAAGAAATGTTAAATGCCAATAGAAATGTATTGCTTTTTCCAGAAGGAACTCGTGGAGATGGGAAAAAACTTTCACGCTTTAAGCATGGAGCATTTAGACTCTCATTTAAAACAAATAAACCTGTGATACCTATACTTTTAGATGGTTCTTCGGACATAATTACTAAAGGTGATTTTTGTTTTAATAATCTTGATACACATACTATTAAAGTAACAATACTAGAACCGATATACCCTAATGCTTTTAAAAATGAAAATGAAATGCTAAAATATGTACAAAATTTTATGGAACAAAAACTAAAAGAGAGTAGATGCTAA
- a CDS encoding class I adenylate-forming enzyme family protein: protein MILTYIHADNTKENISIKTTTKVKKSWINIDALSKIEFIKQFLPAFYSGQKIILFDKNHKQLLKFHQDTDINTLQDIDKVNKEAQLLFFTSGSSGFPVGAFKSRKNLLEEVSVLKNLLKDYNIKRVVVSVPFVHIYGIIAGLLLPSSLGDIELIIKDDFLPYDLFDQASKDDTLIVTTPVFIKALARLDESKRLSSCLFISSTGPLHSDDVVELESKYSTKVLQLFGSTETSGIAYKIGKTKLWKNLEHVEISSIDSKLSVKSPFVSKYILNKKITKLNIPFTTEDIIEINNNKFELIGRSNKLIKIAGKRISALEIESMLESIDDVNKAIVEIVYKKDLLRSEQIKITLESNQDISKSIIKSIIAQRYGTLTIPFSLTYVDKINYSSVGKKVIFS from the coding sequence ATGATTTTAACATATATTCATGCTGATAATACAAAAGAAAATATCAGCATTAAAACAACTACTAAAGTAAAAAAAAGTTGGATTAACATAGACGCTTTAAGTAAAATAGAGTTTATAAAACAATTTTTACCAGCATTTTATAGTGGTCAAAAAATAATTCTTTTTGATAAAAATCATAAACAACTTTTAAAATTTCATCAAGATACAGATATAAACACTTTACAAGACATAGACAAGGTTAATAAAGAAGCTCAATTACTATTTTTCACATCAGGTAGTAGTGGTTTTCCAGTTGGTGCATTTAAAAGTAGAAAGAATCTTCTAGAAGAAGTTAGTGTATTAAAAAACCTACTAAAAGATTACAACATAAAGAGAGTAGTTGTTAGTGTTCCTTTTGTTCATATATATGGAATAATAGCAGGTTTACTACTGCCCTCATCACTAGGTGATATAGAGTTAATTATTAAAGATGATTTTTTACCCTATGATTTATTCGACCAAGCATCTAAAGACGATACACTTATTGTCACAACTCCTGTATTTATAAAAGCATTAGCAAGACTAGATGAGAGTAAAAGACTATCTTCTTGCCTTTTCATATCCTCAACAGGTCCACTTCATAGTGATGATGTAGTAGAGTTAGAGTCTAAATACTCCACAAAAGTATTACAACTATTTGGTTCCACTGAAACAAGCGGTATAGCTTATAAAATTGGAAAGACAAAACTATGGAAAAACCTTGAGCATGTTGAAATTTCATCGATAGACTCTAAGCTATCAGTAAAATCTCCTTTTGTATCAAAATATATATTAAATAAAAAAATAACTAAACTAAATATACCTTTTACAACTGAAGATATAATAGAAATAAATAATAATAAGTTTGAACTCATAGGAAGAAGTAATAAACTTATTAAAATAGCAGGAAAACGAATTTCTGCTTTAGAAATAGAGTCTATGCTAGAAAGTATCGATGATGTTAATAAAGCAATAGTAGAAATTGTATATAAAAAAGATTTACTTAGAAGTGAACAGATAAAAATAACACTAGAATCAAATCAAGATATATCTAAAAGTATAATAAAAAGCATTATAGCCCAGAGATATGGAACTTTAACCATACCCTTTAGTTTGACTTATGTTGATAAAATAAACTACTCTAGTGTTGGCAAAAAAGTTATATTCTCCTAA
- a CDS encoding B12-binding domain-containing radical SAM protein: protein MIDIVFVNPPYEQVTQGTDYLKHITNRSPSIGLLLLAAKAREIGYKPQIIESDLESYSAQKVAEMILEINPKFVGITLFTVGVFNAGIIAKILKEKNSDIIILVGGPHISSMGYETMNKFVDFDVAVVHEGELILQNLLNNIENNKSLEDVKGIIYRDKNSAIRRTLAPPSIESLDSLPRPAWDLLPNFPKAYLPAIYDYPRAPVATYSASRGCPFECEFCDTSTFGAKIRYNSPQHVYDTMKHLSETYDIKHLQFVDDLFVAHNGRVVEFSKLLIANPIDMTWSCTARVNTVKPETLKLMKKAGCWEISFGLESGSDFMLDEMKKSQKVSTSIKAVNWTHDAGIRVKGLLMLGYPGESQQTIEETKEFVKSIPLTTMNLSKFTPYPGSPIYRKLYGASIREEDWEKLNGMNFVYQAEGFTEEELDYQYKEIIKSFYKRNEILLYYIKMSFANFTHLKRLGMFFLGLLGSKIRRI, encoded by the coding sequence ATGATTGATATTGTTTTTGTAAATCCTCCTTATGAACAAGTAACACAAGGTACTGATTATTTAAAGCATATAACCAACAGAAGTCCATCTATTGGTCTTTTGCTCTTAGCCGCTAAAGCTAGAGAGATAGGCTATAAACCTCAAATAATAGAAAGTGATTTAGAAAGTTATTCTGCACAAAAAGTGGCTGAAATGATTTTAGAAATCAACCCTAAGTTTGTTGGAATAACTCTTTTTACAGTTGGTGTATTTAATGCGGGAATTATTGCAAAAATTTTAAAAGAAAAAAATTCAGACATCATTATACTAGTTGGTGGACCGCATATATCATCAATGGGTTATGAAACTATGAATAAATTTGTAGACTTTGATGTAGCCGTTGTGCATGAAGGTGAGCTTATTTTACAAAACTTGCTAAATAATATAGAAAATAATAAATCGCTTGAAGATGTTAAGGGTATTATATATAGAGATAAAAATAGTGCCATACGAAGAACATTAGCACCTCCAAGCATAGAAAGTCTTGACTCATTGCCAAGACCAGCATGGGATTTATTACCAAACTTTCCAAAAGCGTATTTACCAGCAATTTATGACTATCCAAGAGCTCCAGTTGCAACATATTCAGCTTCTCGTGGTTGTCCATTTGAATGTGAATTTTGTGACACTTCAACCTTTGGAGCAAAGATTCGTTATAACTCTCCACAGCATGTTTATGACACTATGAAACATTTAAGTGAAACCTATGATATCAAACATTTACAATTTGTAGATGATCTTTTTGTAGCACATAATGGTCGTGTTGTTGAGTTTAGTAAACTTTTAATCGCAAATCCTATAGATATGACTTGGAGTTGTACAGCAAGAGTAAATACTGTTAAACCTGAAACTTTAAAACTTATGAAAAAAGCCGGTTGTTGGGAAATCAGTTTTGGACTTGAGAGTGGTTCTGATTTTATGTTAGATGAAATGAAAAAATCTCAAAAAGTTTCCACTTCTATAAAGGCTGTTAACTGGACTCATGATGCAGGTATTCGCGTAAAAGGTTTACTAATGTTGGGTTATCCAGGTGAGAGTCAACAAACTATTGAAGAAACTAAAGAATTTGTTAAAAGTATACCTCTAACTACTATGAATTTATCTAAGTTCACTCCTTATCCAGGTTCTCCAATCTATAGAAAATTATATGGTGCTTCCATAAGAGAAGAAGATTGGGAAAAATTAAATGGCATGAACTTTGTATATCAGGCTGAAGGTTTCACAGAAGAAGAACTTGATTATCAGTATAAAGAAATCATTAAAAGTTTTTACAAAAGAAATGAGATTTTACTCTACTATATAAAAATGTCTTTCGCAAATTTTACACACTTAAAAAGACTAGGCATGTTCTTCCTTGGGCTTTTAGGGTCTAAAATTAGGAGAATATAA